The Bacillus sp. Marseille-Q1617 genome has a segment encoding these proteins:
- the rpoZ gene encoding DNA-directed RNA polymerase subunit omega has protein sequence MLYPSIDSLMKKIDSKYSLVSVAAKRARNLQDTGDFRLDKYSSQKFVGKALEEIHAGQLSMKERDEKAVYSDE, from the coding sequence ATGTTATACCCATCCATTGACTCATTGATGAAAAAGATTGATTCCAAATATTCCTTAGTAAGTGTCGCGGCTAAACGCGCAAGGAACCTTCAGGATACGGGTGATTTCCGCCTGGATAAGTATTCTTCACAAAAATTTGTAGGGAAAGCGCTTGAAGAAATACATGCAGGTCAATTATCCATGAAAGAAAGAGACGAAAAAGCTGTTTACTCCGATGAGTAA